In one Candidatus Nitronereus thalassa genomic region, the following are encoded:
- a CDS encoding protein-L-isoaspartate(D-aspartate) O-methyltransferase — translation MRRTLTLGTWCGALLGFHLAAPTLSYDMTQNPTQDPQPRQVERDHMVREQIIARGVTDSQVIQALRQVPRHEFVPESEKEQAYEDHPLPIGFGQTISQPYIVAFMTEALKLQPHERVLEIGTGSGYQAAILSHMVNKVFSIEIVEPLAERAKDTLTHLGLTNVKVRAGDGYQGWPEEGPFDAIILTAAPEHIPQPLLDQVAIGGRLILPLGKAVQQLLLMTRTRDGWHKEKLLPVAFVPMTGKAESATTIKK, via the coding sequence ATGAGGCGGACGTTAACACTTGGAACCTGGTGTGGTGCACTGCTAGGATTTCATTTAGCAGCGCCGACTTTGAGTTATGACATGACACAAAACCCCACACAGGATCCTCAGCCCCGCCAGGTCGAACGCGACCACATGGTACGGGAGCAAATCATCGCACGCGGTGTCACTGACTCCCAGGTGATTCAGGCGCTACGGCAGGTGCCCCGCCATGAGTTTGTACCGGAATCAGAAAAAGAGCAGGCGTATGAGGATCATCCCTTACCCATCGGATTCGGGCAAACGATTTCCCAACCGTATATTGTTGCGTTCATGACCGAAGCCTTGAAGCTTCAACCCCACGAACGGGTGTTGGAAATTGGTACCGGTTCAGGATATCAAGCTGCCATTCTGTCCCACATGGTGAACAAGGTCTTTAGCATTGAAATTGTCGAGCCTCTCGCCGAGAGAGCGAAAGACACATTAACCCATTTAGGTCTGACCAACGTAAAAGTTCGCGCCGGGGATGGTTACCAAGGCTGGCCGGAAGAAGGCCCGTTTGACGCTATTATTCTCACGGCGGCGCCCGAACATATTCCGCAACCGTTATTGGATCAAGTCGCCATCGGAGGGCGATTGATTCTGCCGTTAGGAAAGGCTGTACAACAATTGCTGTTGATGACACGCACACGAGACGGATGGCACAAAGAGAAACTCTTACCGGTCGCCTTTGTGCCGATGACCGGAAAAGCGGAAAGTGCCACTACCATAAAGAAATAA
- a CDS encoding heme-binding protein, which produces MSSTTIYTPILVLAGIMTLGGFMTLAGAEGLPKQSVLPLALAEKAAVAAMEKCASGGYKVSVAVVDLGGNLKVLLRDDGAGPHTVDSSSRKAYTSASLRRPTEHLAQLLTKFPSIEGLRDMNEKILILGGGLPIEIQGEVVGGIGVGGAPGAHLDEGCATAGVQAIGGEMKGVPAP; this is translated from the coding sequence ATGAGCTCTACAACCATATACACCCCAATTCTCGTGTTGGCGGGAATCATGACACTTGGTGGATTCATGACCCTGGCCGGTGCCGAAGGGTTACCCAAACAATCCGTTCTTCCGCTTGCCTTAGCTGAAAAGGCCGCAGTGGCCGCGATGGAAAAATGTGCGTCAGGAGGCTACAAAGTCAGCGTGGCAGTGGTAGATCTTGGGGGTAATTTGAAAGTGTTGTTGCGGGATGACGGAGCCGGGCCCCATACCGTGGACAGTAGTTCGCGCAAAGCCTACACGTCGGCAAGCCTTCGGCGTCCGACCGAACATTTGGCCCAACTCCTGACCAAGTTCCCCAGCATCGAAGGACTTCGGGATATGAATGAAAAGATTTTAATTTTAGGCGGCGGCCTGCCTATTGAAATTCAGGGAGAAGTGGTCGGCGGCATTGGCGTGGGCGGCGCTCCCGGAGCACATCTGGATGAAGGTTGTGCCACTGCTGGCGTGCAAGCCATTGGCGGGGAAATGAAAGGAGTCCCGGCTCCATGA
- a CDS encoding response regulator has translation MSRESNFDLEFESNQHEDYSVMPKHMLIVESDQTASKLYALWFNDMGFQTTSVTDGWQAMQALADQSIDGLLLDLKAPIMDGLAMLTQLRQRYADIPVIVLATVDMTDSLLEALESGAQDYLTKPVSQHLFKQKCRRVFLPHQKMDFNKKPETPTTESMKHILIVDDDPDIRMLLRSVLESYGYRCDEAQNGLEAIELVEGHSFDLVLVDYSMPLMNGLEVIESIAERPCESRPGVIMITAQADETLRTQALKAGAAEVLTKPFDLDHMLLTIGRTLKNKHSSSRCSR, from the coding sequence ATGAGTCGAGAATCTAATTTTGATCTAGAGTTCGAATCGAACCAGCATGAGGACTATTCCGTTATGCCCAAACACATGCTCATTGTTGAATCGGATCAAACCGCTTCCAAATTGTACGCACTTTGGTTCAATGATATGGGGTTTCAGACCACGTCCGTAACTGATGGGTGGCAGGCGATGCAGGCGCTCGCGGATCAATCTATTGATGGCCTGCTGCTGGACCTTAAGGCTCCTATCATGGATGGGTTGGCCATGCTCACTCAGCTTCGCCAACGGTATGCGGATATTCCTGTCATTGTCCTCGCGACCGTAGATATGACGGATTCGTTGTTGGAAGCTTTGGAAAGCGGAGCGCAGGATTATTTAACCAAACCTGTGTCACAACACTTATTTAAGCAAAAATGTCGCCGGGTGTTTCTTCCGCATCAGAAAATGGACTTTAACAAAAAACCCGAAACACCCACTACCGAAAGTATGAAACATATTCTTATCGTAGATGATGACCCTGATATTCGGATGCTGCTTCGGTCGGTGTTGGAATCCTATGGTTACCGTTGCGATGAAGCGCAAAATGGATTGGAAGCGATAGAGCTGGTCGAAGGCCACTCATTTGACCTCGTGTTGGTGGACTATTCCATGCCGCTGATGAACGGGTTGGAGGTGATTGAGAGTATTGCTGAACGACCATGCGAGTCCCGACCGGGGGTGATCATGATAACCGCACAAGCGGACGAAACTCTTCGAACACAGGCGCTCAAAGCCGGGGCCGCTGAAGTCCTGACCAAACCCTTTGATTTAGATCACATGCTCTTAACCATTGGACGAACGCTCAAAAACAAACATTCCTCCTCTCGGTGTTCCCGATGA
- a CDS encoding S16 family serine protease: MLGLTNRKLLSGLLGLAFLLGNALEATPVAARVTPTAHFKHLSVPILGLAIGHAQRPVGVVSHVIIHFKDRSDQEGLRIRFDTKPGKFSPLAQHAVKWAIERVAAAAHLETLSWTVSLTFPNPGQTMYGESLSAMVGLSVAALAKGDELIDGRSITGTITEDGRIGKVGGIPQKVYAAYDEHLERILIPEEHDVRDDDWQIPFLMHVSHVDTVDNAYLALTGHRLTSSLESSF, translated from the coding sequence GTGTTAGGATTGACAAACCGAAAACTATTGAGTGGCCTCTTGGGACTGGCATTCCTATTAGGAAATGCATTGGAGGCGACGCCCGTCGCCGCCAGAGTTACGCCCACCGCACATTTCAAACATCTGTCGGTCCCAATTTTAGGTCTCGCTATTGGCCATGCTCAGCGTCCGGTCGGGGTAGTCAGTCATGTCATCATTCATTTCAAGGATCGATCCGACCAGGAAGGATTGAGAATTCGGTTTGATACCAAGCCGGGGAAATTCTCCCCATTGGCTCAGCATGCGGTCAAATGGGCCATAGAGCGAGTCGCCGCAGCAGCCCACCTTGAAACCCTATCCTGGACTGTCTCGCTTACATTTCCTAATCCTGGACAGACCATGTATGGGGAAAGCTTATCCGCGATGGTTGGCTTAAGCGTGGCCGCCCTGGCCAAAGGGGACGAACTCATCGATGGGCGATCAATTACCGGCACCATCACCGAGGATGGCCGCATCGGAAAGGTCGGCGGAATTCCACAAAAAGTCTATGCGGCCTACGATGAACATCTTGAGCGAATACTGATCCCTGAAGAACATGATGTTCGAGATGATGATTGGCAAATTCCATTTCTGATGCATGTTTCCCACGTGGACACGGTGGATAACGCTTATCTGGCATTAACCGGACACCGACTTACCTCCTCGCTAGAATCGTCGTTTTAA